A DNA window from Limnothrix sp. FACHB-406 contains the following coding sequences:
- a CDS encoding DUF4359 domain-containing protein: protein MAVELFFKVADVKAIVVVSGVIVAIGAGLAVTNPNPDRYADFAADYISREVQESTCQDAPGFLQVACQGTVGQLRPAIRQVVLQNTDRQNFWLFSLYRTELSLQELVPAPFGDKLPSYEAESLAIGTRILPYRTETRKP, encoded by the coding sequence CGTCGAATTGTTCTTCAAGGTGGCGGATGTGAAAGCGATTGTGGTGGTTAGCGGTGTGATTGTGGCGATCGGGGCGGGTCTGGCCGTCACCAATCCCAACCCCGATCGCTATGCGGATTTTGCTGCGGACTACATCAGTCGAGAGGTACAGGAGAGCACTTGCCAGGACGCTCCCGGCTTTTTGCAGGTGGCTTGCCAGGGAACCGTGGGCCAACTGCGGCCCGCCATTCGCCAGGTGGTTTTGCAAAACACCGATCGCCAGAATTTTTGGCTCTTCAGTCTGTACCGCACCGAGCTGAGCCTTCAGGAGTTAGTTCCTGCTCCCTTTGGCGACAAGCTCCCCAGCTACGAGGCTGAAAGCTTGGCGATCGGGACGCGCATTTTGCCCTATCGCACCGAAACCCGCAAACCTTGA